In a single window of the Pseudomonas oryzihabitans genome:
- the argH gene encoding argininosuccinate lyase, which yields MQESKVSRRLREATAPEVCEFIYAPRLAGFAEGFPYLGDVNKAHVVMLAEQGLIDRAQAAALARGILELETAGPAAVHLDPLREDAYFNYEAALIERLGADIGGRLHIGRSRNDILATLDRLRARDVLAEVLETLQEVRTTALQRAERYANTVMPGHTHLQPAQPITYGFYLAGVAQALERDSLRLAATLDSMNQSPLGAAAFAGTPFAIDRARTAELLGFDGYLDNALDAVASRDFILEGLSHLSLLAVFWSRIAQDYFVWATHEFGLIEFPDSVAGTSSIMPQKKNPVVLEYLKGRSGHIAGLLMAATMTVKGTHFSHSGDANREGTRGFWEAAEETLRCLRLLDLVLRTAQPDGVRGLERSALDFSTATGLADLIVREGGLSFREAHHVVGAVVRQALDAGLPAHAIDSDMLDQAAQAVIGRSLGLDATRVGESLDPTANVASRQSPGGPGAPALARTLVAARARLTLEQERQQNRRARQAQSQTRLNASLRALTQ from the coding sequence ATGCAAGAATCCAAGGTTAGTCGTCGTCTCCGGGAGGCCACTGCGCCCGAGGTCTGCGAATTCATCTATGCCCCGCGCCTGGCCGGCTTCGCCGAGGGCTTTCCCTACCTAGGCGACGTCAACAAGGCCCATGTGGTAATGCTAGCCGAGCAAGGGCTGATTGACCGCGCCCAGGCTGCGGCCTTGGCCCGCGGCATTCTGGAGCTGGAGACCGCAGGTCCTGCGGCGGTGCACCTAGATCCATTGCGCGAGGATGCCTACTTCAATTACGAGGCCGCGCTGATCGAGCGCCTTGGGGCGGACATCGGTGGTCGCCTGCACATCGGCCGCAGCCGTAACGACATCCTTGCCACGCTTGACCGATTGCGGGCTCGGGATGTGCTCGCCGAGGTATTGGAAACGTTGCAAGAGGTCCGGACGACCGCCCTCCAGAGAGCCGAGCGCTATGCCAATACGGTGATGCCGGGGCATACCCACCTGCAGCCGGCGCAGCCGATCACCTATGGCTTCTATCTGGCCGGTGTGGCACAGGCGCTGGAGCGGGACAGCCTGCGCCTGGCCGCAACCCTCGACAGCATGAATCAGAGTCCTCTGGGCGCGGCTGCCTTTGCCGGCACCCCTTTCGCTATCGACCGAGCGCGTACGGCTGAGCTGCTGGGCTTCGATGGCTACCTGGACAATGCCCTGGACGCCGTTGCCTCGCGCGACTTCATCCTCGAAGGACTATCGCATCTAAGCCTATTGGCGGTGTTCTGGAGTCGAATAGCTCAGGACTACTTTGTCTGGGCTACTCATGAATTCGGCCTGATCGAATTTCCCGACAGCGTCGCCGGTACCTCCAGCATCATGCCGCAGAAGAAGAATCCGGTAGTGCTGGAATACCTCAAGGGCCGGAGCGGGCACATTGCCGGACTGCTGATGGCCGCCACCATGACGGTCAAGGGCACGCACTTTAGCCACAGCGGCGACGCTAATCGTGAAGGCACCCGTGGCTTCTGGGAGGCGGCGGAAGAAACCCTCCGCTGTCTGCGGCTCCTGGATTTGGTGTTGCGTACCGCACAACCCGATGGGGTACGTGGTTTGGAGCGCAGTGCCCTAGACTTCTCCACTGCCACGGGGTTGGCCGACCTCATCGTACGTGAAGGAGGGCTTTCGTTCCGCGAAGCACACCATGTCGTAGGGGCCGTGGTACGTCAGGCGCTGGATGCGGGGCTACCAGCTCACGCCATCGACAGTGACATGCTCGACCAGGCCGCCCAGGCGGTAATCGGACGTTCGTTGGGACTAGATGCCACCCGAGTCGGCGAGAGTCTGGATCCCACTGCCAACGTCGCCTCGCGCCAATCCCCTGGAGGCCCGGGCGCACCGGCGCTGGCGCGCACTTTGGTAGCCGCTAGGGCGCGTCTGACCCTGGAACAGGAACGTCAGCAGAATCGCCGCGCACGCCAGGCGCAGAGCCAGACGCGCCTCAATGCCAGTCTGCGGGCGCTGACCCAGTGA
- a CDS encoding amino acid ABC transporter permease — protein sequence MSFFLENWNFVVKGLLMTLQLALVVLLFTTLVSVVFGVLATLPQRWLGWLIHGYVELFRSIPLIVNVFFIFFGAPLLGLDLSPFAAVTTGLTLWGSANGIEIVRGGLEAVPRHQWKSAWALGLPRWRIYLHIIGPQSLKAILPAYTGLLTLLVQATSLGALVGVGEFLKTGQTLIERTTMMTGASPAFTVYGTVLLVYFIICSLLSWLSRYLERRLGRPLVRNPS from the coding sequence ATGAGTTTCTTTTTGGAAAACTGGAATTTCGTGGTCAAGGGTCTGCTGATGACTCTGCAGCTGGCGCTGGTCGTTTTGCTCTTCACCACCCTGGTCTCGGTTGTGTTTGGTGTACTGGCCACGCTCCCGCAGCGCTGGTTGGGCTGGCTGATCCACGGTTATGTGGAGCTGTTTCGCTCGATCCCGCTAATCGTCAACGTCTTTTTTATCTTCTTCGGCGCGCCGCTGCTCGGACTGGACCTGTCGCCCTTCGCCGCGGTGACCACCGGCCTGACCCTCTGGGGCAGTGCCAATGGCATCGAGATAGTTCGTGGTGGTTTGGAGGCAGTGCCTCGGCATCAATGGAAGAGTGCCTGGGCGCTAGGTTTGCCACGTTGGCGCATCTACTTGCACATCATAGGTCCGCAATCTCTCAAGGCCATTTTGCCGGCCTATACCGGGCTGCTCACCCTACTGGTCCAGGCTACCTCCCTCGGAGCTCTGGTCGGAGTCGGCGAGTTCCTGAAGACCGGTCAGACCCTGATCGAGCGTACCACCATGATGACGGGCGCCAGTCCTGCCTTCACCGTCTACGGCACGGTGCTGCTCGTCTATTTCATCATCTGCTCATTGCTCAGCTGGCTCAGTCGCTACCTTGAGCGCCGTCTGGGTCGTCCGCTGGTCCGTAACCCGTCCTAG
- a CDS encoding lipocalin-like domain-containing protein yields MNTRVLLVALLLLTGCDEKQAGNGFAGLGQGSENFAAVVPGKVFSFPADHGAHPDFRIEWWYVTANLSDAEGRHYGAQWTLFRSALRPGANQPGWRNGNLWLGHAGLTTETRQFSVQTQGRGGIGQAGVTAAPFSAWIDNWSLTGDLAGQAQVQAQGPGFAYRLDLAATGPLVLQGEGGVSRKSASGQASYYYSQPFFQAQGELEIEGRRIPVKGQAWLDREWSSQHLAADQLGWDWFSLHLDDGRQLMLYRLRQADGQHYLFGNLIAANGHNQPLQPGDIRLTPQATHSVAGREVPVRWSIVLPAQNIDLRIAAVNPDAWMALGTPYWEGPVGVEGSAKGMGYLEMTGY; encoded by the coding sequence ATGAACACTAGGGTCCTGCTGGTCGCACTCCTGCTGCTTACCGGCTGTGATGAAAAGCAGGCTGGCAACGGCTTCGCCGGCCTTGGCCAGGGCAGCGAGAACTTCGCAGCCGTGGTGCCCGGCAAGGTCTTCAGCTTTCCGGCCGATCATGGTGCTCATCCGGATTTCCGCATCGAATGGTGGTACGTCACGGCCAACCTCAGCGACGCCGAAGGACGTCACTATGGCGCCCAGTGGACGCTGTTTCGCAGCGCCTTGAGGCCCGGCGCCAATCAGCCTGGCTGGCGCAACGGCAATCTCTGGCTGGGCCACGCCGGTCTCACCACCGAAACGCGGCAGTTCTCTGTCCAGACCCAGGGGCGTGGCGGCATCGGCCAGGCCGGTGTCACCGCCGCACCCTTTTCTGCCTGGATCGATAACTGGAGTCTGACAGGGGACCTGGCCGGACAGGCGCAGGTCCAGGCCCAAGGTCCGGGCTTTGCCTACCGACTAGATCTCGCGGCGACCGGCCCGCTGGTGCTCCAGGGCGAAGGCGGCGTGAGTCGCAAATCCGCCAGCGGCCAGGCGTCCTACTATTACAGCCAACCCTTCTTCCAGGCGCAGGGCGAACTGGAGATCGAGGGGCGACGCATCCCGGTCAAGGGCCAGGCCTGGCTCGATCGCGAATGGAGCAGCCAGCACCTGGCCGCGGACCAGCTCGGCTGGGACTGGTTTTCCCTGCACCTGGACGACGGTCGCCAGCTGATGCTCTATCGCCTGCGCCAGGCTGATGGCCAGCATTACCTGTTCGGCAACCTGATCGCCGCCAACGGCCACAACCAGCCTCTGCAGCCAGGCGACATCCGCCTCACACCCCAGGCTACCCACTCGGTTGCCGGACGCGAGGTGCCGGTACGCTGGTCCATCGTCCTTCCCGCGCAGAACATCGACCTGCGCATCGCTGCCGTCAATCCCGACGCCTGGATGGCCCTGGGCACGCCCTACTGGGAAGGCCCGGTGGGCGTGGAGGGCAGTGCCAAGGGGATGGGCTATCTGGAGATGACGGGCTACTAG
- a CDS encoding amino acid ABC transporter ATP-binding protein, with protein sequence MLRVRGLSKSFGAQPIVRGVDLDVAAGEVVVVIGPSGSGKSTFIRCLNSLEQPSAGTVELDGVPVHAGDRRALATLRQKVGMVFQDYTLFPHLSVLRNLTLAPVKLGRLSAAEANRQARALLERVGLAHKADAYPAELSGGQQQRVAIVRALALQPQLLLFDEPTSALDPETVNEVLAIMKDLAREGMTMVVVTHEMGFAREVADRVLFFDGGRILESGAPAQLFGAPQEPRTQQFLANVLH encoded by the coding sequence CTGCTGAGGGTACGTGGCTTGAGCAAGAGCTTCGGCGCACAGCCGATCGTCCGCGGGGTGGACCTCGATGTTGCTGCGGGTGAGGTGGTTGTGGTGATAGGTCCGAGCGGCTCTGGAAAGTCGACATTCATCCGCTGTCTCAACAGCTTGGAACAGCCATCAGCCGGTACCGTGGAGCTTGACGGTGTACCAGTTCATGCCGGCGACCGCCGTGCCTTGGCAACGTTGCGACAGAAAGTAGGGATGGTGTTCCAGGACTACACCTTGTTCCCGCATCTCTCGGTGCTACGCAACCTGACCTTGGCGCCGGTCAAGTTGGGGCGGCTGAGCGCTGCCGAAGCCAATCGTCAGGCCCGAGCATTACTGGAGAGAGTAGGGCTAGCGCACAAGGCTGATGCCTATCCGGCCGAGCTCTCAGGTGGCCAGCAGCAGCGGGTGGCTATCGTTCGAGCATTAGCCCTGCAGCCGCAACTCCTGCTGTTCGACGAGCCGACCTCGGCGCTTGATCCGGAAACGGTCAACGAGGTACTGGCGATCATGAAAGATCTGGCCCGTGAGGGCATGACCATGGTCGTGGTAACCCACGAGATGGGCTTTGCCCGCGAGGTAGCGGACCGCGTGTTGTTTTTTGACGGTGGCCGCATCCTGGAGAGCGGCGCACCGGCGCAGCTATTTGGCGCGCCGCAAGAGCCGCGTACCCAGCAGTTCCTTGCGAATGTGCTGCACTAG